A genomic segment from Actinomadura hallensis encodes:
- a CDS encoding ClpP family protease, giving the protein MTEIPRLVDAQIYQRLLEQRIVFIGSEIDDRLANQVNAQLLLLAAQDEHRDITIYINSPGGVVDAGMAIYDMMQFVPNDISTVVMGIAASMGQTLLCAGTPGKRYALRHARVMMHQPHGGIGGTASDIKIQAEQSLYLKRTLAELTARHTGQTVERIEADGDRDAWFTAEQARDYGFVDHVVDSTDRVGT; this is encoded by the coding sequence ATGACCGAGATCCCGCGGCTGGTGGACGCCCAGATCTACCAGCGGCTGCTGGAGCAGCGCATCGTCTTCATCGGCAGCGAGATCGACGACCGGCTCGCCAACCAGGTCAACGCGCAGCTGCTGCTCCTCGCGGCCCAGGACGAGCACCGCGACATCACCATCTACATCAACTCGCCCGGCGGCGTCGTGGACGCCGGAATGGCGATCTACGACATGATGCAGTTCGTCCCCAACGACATCTCCACCGTCGTGATGGGCATAGCAGCCTCCATGGGGCAGACGCTGCTGTGCGCCGGAACGCCGGGCAAGCGGTACGCGCTGCGGCACGCACGGGTGATGATGCACCAGCCCCACGGCGGGATCGGCGGCACCGCGTCCGACATCAAGATCCAGGCCGAGCAGTCGCTGTACCTCAAGCGGACCCTCGCGGAGCTGACCGCGCGGCACACCGGGCAGACCGTCGAGCGGATCGAGGCCGACGGCGACCGGGACGCGTGGTTCACCGCCGAGCAGGCCCGCGACTACGGATTCGTCGACCACGTGGTCGACAGCACCGACCGGGTGGGCACATGA
- a CDS encoding ATP-dependent Clp protease proteolytic subunit, which produces MTHGERRYLVPEFEEQSYIGRKDTNPYNKLFEDRIVLLGAPVDDTSANDVTAQLLALEGMDADRPISLYINSPGGSLTSMLAICDTMRYIAPPVETTCVGRAGSAAAVLLAAGAPGRRAALTGARIMLREPAIEVSRGHATDLDIHAREILRLREQIESIVAEATGRDRGTVRRDLDRARFFTADEARDYGLIDEVITSRR; this is translated from the coding sequence ATGACGCATGGCGAGAGACGCTACCTCGTCCCCGAGTTCGAAGAACAGTCCTACATCGGGCGCAAGGACACCAACCCCTACAACAAGCTGTTCGAGGACCGCATCGTCCTCCTCGGCGCGCCCGTGGACGACACCAGCGCCAACGACGTCACCGCCCAGCTGCTGGCGCTGGAGGGCATGGACGCCGACCGGCCCATCTCCCTGTACATCAACTCGCCCGGCGGGTCGCTGACCTCGATGCTCGCGATCTGCGACACGATGCGCTACATCGCGCCGCCGGTCGAGACGACCTGCGTCGGGCGCGCCGGATCGGCGGCCGCGGTCCTGCTGGCGGCCGGGGCGCCGGGACGGCGCGCCGCGCTGACCGGCGCGCGGATCATGCTGCGGGAACCGGCGATCGAGGTGTCGCGCGGCCACGCCACCGACCTGGACATCCACGCCCGCGAGATCCTCCGGCTGCGGGAGCAGATCGAGTCGATCGTCGCCGAGGCCACCGGGCGCGACCGCGGGACCGTCCGCCGGGACCTGGACCGGGCGCGCTTCTTCACCGCCGACGAGGCCCGCGACTACGGCCTGATCGACGAGGTGATCACGTCGCGTCGGTAG
- a CDS encoding RNA polymerase-binding protein RbpA: MAERALRGTRLGATSYENDRNTDLAPRQEVDYTCTKGHRFTVTLAAEAEVPMTWECRNCGATALRVNGELPQTKKGKPPRTHWDMLMERRTIEDLEEVLAERLEILRAARKKSA, encoded by the coding sequence ATGGCCGAGCGCGCACTTCGCGGCACCCGACTCGGAGCGACGAGCTACGAGAACGATCGCAACACCGATCTCGCCCCTCGGCAAGAGGTAGATTACACCTGCACCAAGGGCCACCGGTTCACCGTGACGCTTGCCGCCGAGGCCGAAGTGCCGATGACGTGGGAATGCCGTAACTGCGGCGCCACGGCTCTCAGGGTCAACGGGGAACTGCCCCAGACCAAGAAGGGCAAGCCGCCGCGGACCCACTGGGACATGCTCATGGAGCGCAGGACGATCGAGGACCTCGAGGAGGTCCTGGCCGAGCGGCTCGAGATCCTGCGCGCGGCACGCAAGAAGTCCGCGTGA
- a CDS encoding FxsA family protein, with protein sequence MLPLLIVLAFLLVPVLEIYVLIQVGQMIGFWPTVGLLAAQALLGAWLVRREGRRAWGALYETVRSGVLRERELGDAVLVMAGGVLLLLPGFLTDVLGAALVLPFTRPLLRRSLSAFAERRMRAAEVRAATIFPPGAAPFDPFGRPPGPGRVETPPGPVVRGEVVQDDDPSPRS encoded by the coding sequence ATGCTGCCGCTGCTGATCGTGCTGGCGTTCCTGCTGGTGCCGGTCCTGGAGATCTACGTGCTGATCCAGGTCGGCCAGATGATCGGTTTCTGGCCGACGGTGGGGCTGCTGGCGGCCCAGGCCCTGCTCGGCGCGTGGCTCGTCCGGCGGGAGGGCCGCCGCGCGTGGGGCGCGCTGTACGAGACGGTCCGCAGCGGCGTCCTGCGCGAGCGGGAACTGGGCGACGCGGTGCTGGTGATGGCCGGCGGCGTGCTGCTCCTGCTCCCGGGGTTCCTGACGGACGTGCTCGGCGCCGCGCTGGTGCTGCCGTTCACCCGGCCGCTGCTGCGCCGGTCGCTGTCGGCGTTCGCCGAGCGCCGGATGCGGGCCGCGGAGGTCCGCGCCGCCACGATCTTCCCGCCGGGCGCCGCCCCGTTCGACCCGTTCGGCCGCCCCCCGGGCCCCGGCCGCGTGGAGACGCCGCCCGGCCCCGTGGTCCGCGGCGAGGTCGTCCAGGACGACGACCCGTCCCCCCGTTCCTGA
- a CDS encoding polyprenol monophosphomannose synthase has translation MEIPADLGRVLVIIPTYNERDNIEGIARRVRDAVPSADVLVVDDASPDGTGEVADAMAARDEQIRVLHREGKDGLGPAYIAGFRWAAEQGYDVMVEMDADGSHQPEQLPRLLAALEDADLVIGARWVPGGEVRNWPRRREVLSRGANTYARLMLGIPLHDATGGFRAFRAATLEKIGLEEVDSRGYCFQIDLALRTLRQGLRVVEVPITFVERVHGTSKMNRDVMAEAALRITQWGIADRVARLRPPR, from the coding sequence ATGGAGATCCCAGCCGACCTCGGCCGGGTGCTCGTGATCATCCCGACGTACAACGAGCGGGACAACATCGAGGGCATCGCCCGGCGGGTGCGCGACGCCGTCCCGTCGGCGGACGTCCTGGTGGTCGACGACGCCAGCCCCGACGGCACCGGCGAGGTCGCCGACGCCATGGCCGCGCGCGACGAGCAGATCAGGGTGCTGCACCGCGAGGGCAAGGACGGCCTCGGGCCCGCCTACATCGCCGGGTTCCGGTGGGCCGCCGAGCAGGGCTACGACGTGATGGTCGAGATGGACGCCGACGGCTCCCACCAGCCCGAGCAGCTCCCGCGGCTGCTGGCGGCTCTGGAGGACGCGGACCTGGTCATCGGGGCCCGCTGGGTGCCGGGCGGCGAGGTCCGCAACTGGCCCAGGCGGCGCGAGGTGCTGTCGCGGGGCGCCAACACCTACGCGCGGCTGATGCTGGGCATCCCGCTGCACGACGCGACCGGCGGGTTCCGCGCGTTCCGCGCCGCGACGCTGGAGAAGATCGGGCTGGAGGAGGTCGACTCGCGCGGCTACTGCTTCCAGATCGACCTGGCGCTGCGGACCCTGCGGCAGGGCCTGCGGGTTGTGGAGGTGCCGATCACGTTCGTCGAGCGCGTCCACGGCACCAGCAAGATGAACCGGGACGTCATGGCGGAGGCGGCGCTGCGCATCACCCAGTGGGGGATCGCCGACCGCGTCGCCCGGCTCCGGCCGCCGCGCTGA
- the lnt gene encoding apolipoprotein N-acyltransferase gives MAQETLPERPPAEGSGAVAARGGDAAAPPRPGRAARLGGALRRGGRAGWPRTLLVAAAALAMWLAFPPFDLTPLAPAGVALLTLALRGLTARTGAWLGFVGGVVFFVPVLEGIGRIGTDAWLVLAAVQALYFVPLGAGIALVTRLPGWPVWTAALWVGEELLRGRVPFGGFPWARLAFSQTATPLTPYASWGGAPLVTFVTALAGGLLAYAAVAAHRAYGARDGRRSPVLAAAALAAAAALFGGGLLIPTPTSGRPVTVAVVQGDVPRIGLDWQGQRKAVLNNHVRVTRELAAKVRAGEVARPELVVWPENASDLDPYANPEAYHAIHGAVKDVGVPVLVGALTDTPDGERVENRGIVWDPETGPGDYYVKRHPVPFGEYLPFREILTRLITRFERIPRDFAKGDRSGVLRLGPVTVGDVICFEVAYDREVRDVAPGDLMVVQTNNATYGRTSLPAQQLAMSRLRAVEHGRTILVAATSGISAIVGPDGRVLDRSREFVPDIQVRTVPARTSATLSDRLGAAPEWLLAALGLGALCAAAWAARNNSARNDEGN, from the coding sequence GTGGCGCAGGAGACGCTCCCCGAGCGGCCGCCGGCCGAGGGTTCCGGCGCGGTGGCGGCGCGGGGCGGCGACGCGGCGGCCCCGCCGCGGCCGGGCCGCGCGGCGCGCCTGGGCGGCGCCCTGCGGCGCGGAGGCCGGGCCGGGTGGCCCCGCACGCTGCTGGTCGCGGCCGCGGCGCTCGCCATGTGGCTGGCGTTCCCGCCCTTCGACCTGACGCCACTCGCGCCCGCCGGCGTCGCGCTCCTCACCCTCGCGCTGCGCGGCCTCACCGCCCGCACCGGCGCGTGGCTCGGATTCGTGGGCGGCGTCGTGTTCTTCGTCCCGGTCCTGGAGGGCATCGGGCGGATCGGGACGGACGCGTGGCTGGTGCTCGCCGCCGTCCAGGCCCTGTACTTCGTGCCGCTCGGCGCCGGGATCGCGCTGGTGACCCGGCTGCCCGGCTGGCCGGTGTGGACGGCGGCGCTGTGGGTGGGCGAGGAACTGCTGCGCGGCCGCGTCCCGTTCGGCGGGTTCCCGTGGGCGCGCCTCGCCTTCAGCCAGACCGCCACGCCGCTGACGCCGTACGCGTCCTGGGGCGGCGCGCCCCTGGTCACGTTCGTCACCGCCCTGGCCGGGGGCCTGCTGGCCTACGCCGCCGTCGCCGCGCACCGCGCGTACGGGGCCCGCGACGGGCGGCGCTCCCCGGTGCTCGCCGCGGCCGCGCTCGCCGCCGCCGCGGCGCTCTTCGGGGGAGGGCTGCTGATCCCGACCCCCACGTCCGGGCGGCCCGTGACCGTCGCCGTCGTCCAGGGCGACGTGCCGCGCATCGGGCTGGACTGGCAGGGCCAGCGCAAGGCCGTCCTGAACAACCACGTCCGGGTCACCCGGGAGCTGGCCGCGAAGGTCCGCGCCGGGGAGGTCGCCCGGCCCGAGCTGGTGGTGTGGCCGGAGAACGCCAGCGACCTGGACCCCTACGCCAACCCCGAGGCGTACCACGCCATCCACGGGGCCGTGAAGGACGTCGGCGTCCCCGTCCTGGTCGGCGCTCTCACCGACACCCCCGACGGCGAGCGGGTCGAGAACCGCGGCATCGTCTGGGACCCGGAGACCGGCCCCGGCGACTACTACGTCAAGCGGCACCCCGTCCCGTTCGGGGAGTACCTGCCGTTCCGCGAGATCCTCACCCGGCTGATCACCAGGTTCGAGCGGATCCCGCGCGACTTCGCCAAGGGCGACCGCTCGGGCGTGCTGCGGCTCGGGCCCGTCACCGTCGGCGACGTCATCTGCTTCGAGGTCGCCTACGACCGCGAGGTCCGCGACGTCGCGCCCGGGGACCTGATGGTCGTCCAGACCAACAACGCCACCTACGGCAGGACGAGCCTGCCGGCGCAGCAGCTCGCCATGTCGCGGCTGCGGGCCGTGGAACATGGCCGTACGATCTTGGTTGCCGCGACCAGCGGGATCAGCGCGATCGTCGGGCCCGACGGGCGGGTCCTCGACCGGTCCCGCGAGTTCGTCCCCGACATCCAGGTGCGGACCGTCCCGGCCCGGACGTCCGCCACGCTGTCGGACCGGCTGGGCGCCGCGCCCGAATGGCTCCTCGCCGCGCTGGGGCTCGGCGCGCTGTGCGCGGCGGCGTGGGCGGCCAGGAACAACTCCGCCAGGAACGACGAGGGGAACTGA
- a CDS encoding hotdog fold domain-containing protein, with protein MSGPREGLAVTHRRYIPYSHAHYAGDLVDGAYVLGLFGDAATELCIRSDGDEGLFASYSDVQFRAPVRAGDVLETTAVLTRAGTRSRVMDFEARVVCRGRPDRGESSAEVLPEPIVAVTATGTVVVSAPESGSAPGAGPAPAPGVSAPAAARPGDEIVDHAR; from the coding sequence ATGAGCGGACCGCGCGAAGGGCTGGCCGTCACCCACCGCCGCTACATCCCCTACTCCCACGCCCACTACGCGGGCGACCTGGTCGACGGCGCCTATGTGCTCGGGCTGTTCGGGGACGCGGCGACCGAGCTGTGCATCCGGTCCGACGGCGACGAGGGGCTGTTCGCGTCCTACTCCGACGTGCAGTTCCGCGCCCCCGTCCGGGCCGGGGACGTCCTGGAGACCACCGCGGTCCTCACCCGCGCCGGGACCCGCAGCCGCGTCATGGACTTCGAGGCCCGGGTGGTGTGCCGGGGACGCCCCGACCGGGGGGAGTCGTCCGCCGAGGTGCTGCCCGAGCCGATCGTCGCGGTCACCGCGACCGGCACCGTCGTCGTCTCCGCGCCCGAATCCGGTTCGGCGCCCGGGGCCGGTCCCGCGCCTGCGCCCGGTGTGTCCGCGCCCGCCGCGGCGCGGCCCGGCGACGAGATCGTCGATCATGCACGGTAA
- a CDS encoding OAM dimerization domain-containing protein, which translates to MTVETPGTGTGTGAPADPADARQVIRPYGDTTGDGMVQMSFTLPVPAGRRAEAAALQLAGKMGLDPASVVHAKPMGPDFTFFIVYGKVRHLIDYASIPAPEEREYPLLTSQEVNLAIRRALNRRLVVVGACIGTDAHTVGIDAILNVKGFAGEKGLEYYREIHVVNMGAQVTVPELVERAKAENADAVLVSQVVTQRNAHLHNTKQMAAAFHAEYPTAVAGGVGRPLLVVGGPRFDTVTEDDLGVDRIFGKGTTPAEVASYLVHALLPGDATTDQEDES; encoded by the coding sequence ATGACGGTCGAGACCCCGGGAACCGGCACCGGGACCGGAGCGCCGGCCGACCCCGCCGACGCCCGGCAGGTGATCCGCCCCTACGGCGACACCACCGGCGACGGCATGGTCCAGATGTCGTTCACCCTGCCCGTCCCCGCGGGCAGGCGCGCCGAGGCCGCCGCGCTGCAGCTCGCGGGGAAGATGGGCCTGGACCCCGCCAGCGTCGTCCACGCGAAGCCGATGGGCCCCGACTTCACGTTCTTCATCGTCTACGGCAAGGTCCGGCACCTGATCGACTACGCCTCCATCCCCGCCCCCGAGGAGCGCGAGTACCCGCTGCTGACCTCGCAGGAGGTCAACCTGGCGATCCGCCGGGCGCTGAACCGGCGGCTGGTGGTGGTCGGCGCCTGCATCGGCACCGACGCCCACACCGTCGGCATCGACGCCATCCTCAACGTCAAGGGCTTCGCGGGGGAGAAGGGCCTGGAGTACTACCGCGAGATCCACGTGGTCAACATGGGCGCCCAGGTCACCGTGCCCGAGCTCGTCGAGCGCGCCAAGGCCGAGAACGCCGACGCGGTGCTGGTCTCCCAGGTCGTCACCCAGCGCAACGCGCACCTGCACAACACCAAGCAGATGGCCGCCGCGTTCCACGCCGAGTACCCGACCGCCGTCGCCGGCGGGGTGGGGCGGCCGCTGCTGGTCGTCGGCGGGCCGCGCTTCGACACCGTCACCGAGGACGACCTCGGGGTCGACCGCATCTTCGGCAAGGGGACCACGCCCGCCGAGGTCGCCAGCTACCTCGTGCACGCGCTGCTCCCCGGCGACGCCACCACCGACCAGGAGGACGAGTCATGA
- a CDS encoding lysine 5,6-aminomutase subunit alpha → MAPQGKLDLDPEAVRTARRLAARAAEPVIEMARSHTTVSVERALLRLAGLTGADAEGRPWVNHLADAVRDQVGLEHGVALPVWDALLNGPYGSLADLARAAARGRASFRLPSGTDAAHARKAAGEAARGGIAAIDRRRAERDALLRRLPPPDLEDPPKPLVYLIVATGDIYEDIPQAQAAAREGADIVAVIRSTGQSLLDFVPEGATREGYAGTYATRENFRLMRSALDDVSRELGRYVRLTNYASGLCMPEIATLAGLERLDMMLNDCMYGIIFRDINPRRTFIDQRFSRQIHARAGIVVNTGEDNYLTTADAVDAAHTVTVSQLLNERFGHEAGLTDAQLGLGHAFEIDPAIPDSFRLELAHAQLARELFPDAPLKYMPPTKHMTGNIFAGYLLDAFFNLAGVMTGQSIILIGMMTEGIHTPWLSDRDLALENVRYVRDACGDLAEDFVPRPGGMIVQRAGQVLSESVELLERIAGDGLLTAIAEGTFGVTRRPPDGGKGLDGVVPRAEGYFNPAIEILDTEDPHAAAAEAAAEQEVPA, encoded by the coding sequence ATGGCGCCGCAGGGAAAGCTGGACCTCGACCCGGAGGCGGTGCGCACCGCCCGGCGGCTCGCCGCCCGGGCCGCCGAGCCCGTCATCGAGATGGCGCGCTCCCACACCACCGTCTCGGTCGAGCGGGCCCTGCTGCGGCTGGCCGGCCTCACCGGCGCCGACGCCGAGGGGCGCCCCTGGGTCAACCACCTCGCCGACGCCGTCCGCGACCAGGTCGGCCTGGAGCACGGCGTGGCCCTCCCCGTCTGGGACGCGCTGCTCAACGGCCCGTACGGCTCGCTCGCCGACCTGGCCCGGGCCGCCGCGCGGGGCCGGGCGTCGTTCCGGCTGCCGTCCGGGACCGACGCCGCGCACGCCCGCAAGGCCGCCGGGGAGGCCGCCCGCGGCGGGATCGCCGCCATCGACCGGCGCCGCGCCGAACGCGACGCGCTGCTGCGGAGGCTGCCGCCCCCCGACCTGGAGGACCCGCCCAAGCCGCTGGTCTACCTGATCGTGGCGACCGGCGACATCTACGAGGACATCCCGCAGGCGCAGGCCGCCGCCCGCGAGGGCGCCGACATCGTCGCGGTGATCCGCTCCACCGGGCAGTCGCTGCTGGACTTCGTCCCCGAGGGCGCCACCCGCGAGGGCTACGCCGGCACCTACGCCACGCGCGAGAACTTCCGGCTGATGCGGTCCGCGCTGGACGACGTGTCCCGCGAGCTGGGCCGCTACGTCCGGCTGACGAACTACGCCTCCGGGCTGTGCATGCCGGAGATCGCCACGCTGGCCGGGCTGGAACGCCTGGACATGATGCTGAACGACTGCATGTACGGCATCATCTTCCGCGACATCAACCCCCGCCGGACCTTCATCGACCAGCGGTTCTCCCGGCAGATCCACGCCCGCGCCGGCATCGTCGTCAACACCGGCGAGGACAACTACCTCACCACCGCCGATGCGGTCGACGCCGCGCACACCGTCACCGTCAGCCAGCTGCTCAACGAGCGCTTCGGGCACGAGGCGGGCCTCACCGACGCCCAGCTCGGCCTCGGCCACGCCTTCGAGATCGACCCGGCGATCCCCGACTCCTTCCGGCTGGAGCTCGCCCACGCCCAGCTCGCCCGGGAGCTGTTCCCCGACGCGCCGCTGAAGTACATGCCGCCGACCAAGCACATGACCGGCAACATCTTCGCCGGCTACCTGCTGGACGCCTTCTTCAACCTCGCCGGCGTGATGACCGGGCAGTCGATCATCCTGATCGGGATGATGACCGAGGGCATCCACACGCCCTGGCTGTCGGACCGCGACCTCGCGCTGGAGAACGTCCGCTACGTCCGCGACGCCTGCGGCGACCTCGCCGAGGACTTCGTGCCCCGCCCCGGCGGGATGATCGTCCAGCGCGCGGGGCAGGTGCTGTCGGAGTCGGTGGAGCTGCTCGAGCGCATCGCCGGCGACGGGCTGCTCACCGCGATCGCCGAGGGCACCTTCGGCGTCACCCGCCGCCCGCCCGACGGCGGCAAGGGACTGGACGGCGTCGTCCCCCGCGCCGAGGGCTATTTCAACCCGGCGATCGAGATCCTCGACACCGAGGACCCGCACGCCGCGGCCGCCGAAGCCGCCGCCGAGCAGGAGGTGCCCGCATGA
- a CDS encoding DUF4239 domain-containing protein, producing MIPGPISGRDMLIYCAAAACAVAVVIVASRLVKKVSGAVDDPDPDGPTTSHTGAMLSALFLLAFAIAVVVPWTMADAARSNTYTESQAITEASWAAGRLPAPDARHVREGLSEYVDLVRGSEWRLMREGRLEERGWTQLDDLRRYVMAVEPEDEELKEAREGLLGHLGEIAAARRQRAMDARTTPPAGLYAVTVVTGVAVVLLPFMAGARPRGMTLVPLSLMAALLAAGTYLTIDIAQVFSGAMAIGPDAFTSVQGELHRIAGGG from the coding sequence GTGATTCCAGGGCCGATCTCCGGGAGGGACATGCTCATCTACTGCGCGGCCGCGGCCTGCGCGGTCGCCGTCGTGATCGTGGCGAGCCGGCTGGTCAAGAAGGTGAGCGGGGCCGTCGACGACCCCGACCCCGACGGGCCCACCACCTCCCACACCGGGGCGATGCTGTCGGCCCTGTTCCTGCTGGCGTTCGCCATCGCCGTCGTCGTGCCGTGGACCATGGCGGACGCCGCCCGCTCCAACACCTACACCGAGAGCCAGGCGATCACCGAGGCGTCCTGGGCGGCCGGGCGGCTGCCCGCGCCCGACGCCCGGCACGTCCGGGAGGGCCTGAGCGAGTACGTCGACCTGGTCCGCGGCTCCGAGTGGAGGCTCATGCGGGAGGGACGGCTCGAGGAACGGGGCTGGACGCAACTGGACGACCTGCGCCGCTACGTCATGGCGGTCGAACCCGAGGACGAGGAGCTCAAGGAGGCGCGCGAGGGGCTGCTCGGCCACCTCGGCGAGATCGCCGCGGCCCGCCGCCAGCGCGCCATGGACGCCCGCACCACGCCGCCCGCCGGGCTGTACGCCGTCACCGTCGTGACCGGCGTCGCGGTGGTGCTGCTGCCCTTCATGGCGGGCGCCCGCCCCCGCGGCATGACGCTGGTGCCGCTGTCGCTGATGGCGGCGCTGCTGGCCGCCGGGACGTACCTGACCATCGACATCGCCCAGGTCTTCAGCGGCGCCATGGCCATCGGCCCCGACGCGTTCACCTCCGTGCAGGGCGAGCTGCACCGCATCGCGGGAGGCGGCTGA
- a CDS encoding DUF2252 domain-containing protein, whose translation MASITEELRGRDPKERQAQIVDVLVDAFSDLMERSPAEFRRRFRKMASDPFAFYRGSACLFYADIVHDDDPWADERTSRVWIQGDLHAQNFGTYMNDDGVFVFDVNDYDEAYVGHFTWDVKRFVASLALLAWQKAISDDDIRRLIETYVRAYVDQVRRFAAHEGDEKFALTLDTTDGYVRDVLVAAMSGTRIGLLERMTEVSGAERRFRDRSGIRRLDDDERAKVEAAYAEYLTTIPANKRFGSLTYQIKDIVGASGFGIGSAGLSAYNILVEGNTQALENDVILSMKQGNVAAPSRVVDDPRIQEYFKHHGHRTALSRRALQANADPWLGHTEIDGVGYVVQELSPYEEDLDWSGLTEPEEMLSVLDDLGRATAKVHCVSDSDSDHTLVGFQVEDAINEVIGDDETAFVEAMVAFGTGYAEIVRADHTYFVDAFRNHQIPGL comes from the coding sequence ATGGCGAGCATCACCGAGGAACTGCGCGGACGGGATCCGAAAGAACGTCAGGCGCAGATCGTCGACGTCCTGGTCGACGCGTTCTCGGATCTGATGGAGCGCAGTCCCGCCGAGTTCCGCCGCCGCTTCCGCAAGATGGCCTCCGACCCGTTCGCGTTCTACCGGGGCAGTGCCTGCCTGTTCTACGCCGACATCGTCCACGACGACGACCCGTGGGCCGACGAGCGCACGTCCCGCGTGTGGATCCAGGGCGACCTGCACGCGCAGAACTTCGGCACCTACATGAACGACGACGGCGTGTTCGTCTTCGACGTCAACGACTACGACGAGGCGTACGTCGGGCACTTCACCTGGGACGTCAAGCGGTTCGTCGCGAGCCTGGCGCTGCTGGCCTGGCAGAAGGCGATCTCCGATGACGACATCCGCCGGCTGATCGAGACCTACGTGCGCGCCTACGTCGACCAGGTCCGCCGGTTCGCCGCCCACGAGGGCGACGAGAAGTTCGCGCTGACCCTCGACACCACCGACGGCTACGTGCGGGACGTCCTGGTCGCCGCGATGAGCGGGACCCGCATCGGGCTGCTGGAGCGCATGACCGAGGTCAGCGGCGCCGAGCGGCGGTTCCGCGACCGCTCCGGCATCCGCCGCCTGGACGACGACGAGCGCGCCAAGGTCGAGGCGGCCTACGCCGAGTACCTGACGACGATCCCGGCCAACAAGCGCTTCGGCAGCCTCACCTACCAGATCAAGGACATCGTCGGCGCGTCCGGCTTCGGCATCGGGTCCGCCGGGCTGTCGGCCTACAACATCCTGGTCGAGGGCAACACGCAGGCGCTGGAGAACGACGTGATCCTGTCGATGAAGCAGGGCAACGTCGCCGCGCCCAGCCGCGTCGTCGACGACCCCCGCATCCAGGAGTACTTCAAGCACCACGGCCACCGGACCGCCCTGTCCCGCCGCGCGCTGCAGGCCAACGCCGACCCGTGGCTCGGCCACACCGAGATCGACGGCGTCGGCTACGTCGTCCAGGAGCTGTCCCCGTACGAGGAGGACCTGGACTGGAGCGGCCTCACCGAGCCGGAGGAGATGCTGTCGGTCCTGGACGACCTGGGCCGCGCCACCGCCAAGGTGCACTGCGTCTCCGACAGCGACTCCGACCACACCCTGGTCGGCTTCCAGGTCGAGGACGCCATCAACGAGGTCATCGGCGACGACGAGACCGCGTTCGTCGAGGCGATGGTCGCCTTCGGCACCGGCTACGCCGAGATCGTCCGCGCCGACCACACCTACTTCGTCGACGCCTTCCGCAACCACCAGATCCCCGGCCTCTGA